In Alkalidesulfovibrio alkalitolerans DSM 16529, one genomic interval encodes:
- a CDS encoding sigma-54-dependent transcriptional regulator, with the protein MAIVLVIDDDERILETMRRVIERMGHTALAAPTLAEGLKRVEAGGVDVVFLDIRLPDGDGLAALPAIKVLDDAPEVIILTGQGDPDGAELAIQEGVWDYLVKPTPIRETMLTLERALLYRQEKRASQGPAELVLDGVVGLSPRMKGCYEEIGRAASTTAPVLLVGETGTGKELVARTIHANSPRATGPFVVIDCASLTENLVESALFGHKKGSFTGATTDRTGLVALADGGTLFLDEVGEMTLSLQKAFLRVLQERRFRPVGGVREESSDFRLIAATNRDLEDMVQEGTFRQDLYFRLKTFVIELPPLRERSQDLKLLTMYRMGALCEQHGMPPKRYDPEFFQALAAHSWPGNVRELFGVLESAFHAAGTSPMLYARHLPQNLRIALARAAVARARPMESEAGEERPAIAEAAAPQMPVDHMRVDVHLPLKAFKDEAERAYLNALARETGGDIETMVARSGVSKSHLYALLKKSGVVLG; encoded by the coding sequence ATGGCCATCGTGCTGGTCATCGACGACGATGAACGCATCCTCGAAACCATGCGCAGGGTTATCGAGCGCATGGGGCACACGGCGCTCGCCGCCCCGACCCTGGCCGAGGGACTCAAGCGGGTCGAGGCGGGCGGGGTGGACGTGGTGTTCCTGGACATCCGCCTGCCCGATGGCGACGGCCTTGCTGCCCTGCCCGCGATCAAAGTCCTGGACGACGCGCCCGAGGTCATCATCCTGACCGGGCAGGGCGACCCGGACGGCGCGGAGCTGGCCATCCAGGAAGGCGTGTGGGACTACCTGGTCAAACCCACGCCCATCCGCGAGACCATGCTGACCTTGGAGCGGGCCCTGCTCTACCGCCAGGAGAAGCGCGCCAGCCAAGGCCCGGCGGAACTGGTCCTGGACGGCGTGGTCGGGCTCTCGCCTCGCATGAAGGGCTGCTACGAGGAAATAGGCCGCGCTGCGAGCACCACCGCCCCGGTGCTGCTCGTGGGTGAGACGGGCACGGGCAAGGAACTCGTGGCCCGCACCATCCACGCCAACTCCCCGCGCGCGACCGGACCCTTTGTGGTCATCGACTGCGCCTCGCTGACCGAGAATCTGGTCGAATCGGCCCTGTTCGGCCACAAGAAGGGCTCCTTCACCGGGGCCACCACGGACCGCACCGGACTCGTGGCCCTGGCCGACGGCGGCACGCTCTTCCTGGACGAGGTGGGCGAGATGACCCTCTCGCTGCAAAAGGCGTTTTTGCGCGTGCTCCAAGAGCGGCGCTTTCGTCCCGTGGGAGGGGTCCGTGAGGAGTCGAGCGATTTTCGGCTCATCGCGGCCACCAATCGCGACCTCGAAGACATGGTACAGGAGGGGACGTTCCGCCAGGACCTCTACTTCAGGCTCAAGACCTTTGTCATCGAGCTGCCGCCGCTCCGCGAGCGCAGCCAGGACCTGAAGCTTTTGACCATGTATCGCATGGGCGCATTGTGCGAGCAGCACGGCATGCCGCCCAAGCGCTACGACCCCGAGTTCTTCCAGGCCCTGGCGGCGCATTCCTGGCCGGGCAACGTGCGCGAGCTGTTCGGCGTCTTGGAATCGGCCTTTCACGCCGCGGGCACCTCGCCCATGCTCTACGCCCGCCACCTGCCCCAAAACCTGCGCATCGCGCTGGCCCGGGCCGCCGTGGCCCGCGCCCGGCCCATGGAGTCCGAGGCCGGGGAGGAGCGGCCCGCCATCGCCGAGGCGGCCGCGCCGCAAATGCCCGTTGACCACATGCGTGTGGACGTGCACCTGCCGCTGAAGGCTTTCAAGGACGAAGCCGAACGCGCCTACCTGAACGCCCTGGCGCGTGAGACCGGCGGCGACATCGAGACCATGGTCGCCCGCTCGGGCGTCTCCAAGTCCCACCTCTATGCCCTACTCAAGAAATCAGGCGTGGTGTTGGGATAG